Proteins from one Gemmatimonadales bacterium genomic window:
- a CDS encoding alkaline phosphatase family protein has protein sequence MESPQGITRVVLVVLDGLRADSAPLFPLPNLHALARRGAATFEATTVQPSITASAMTSLFTGVSPWIHGIQSDRFALPRPRQPLTFLPRLLRDHDRPVHAFIHDIPRAYRGLAARMAEHLGVTLSLHGQTAAEILDGALPQLQSPDGGVTFLHWPDADRAGHAHGWTSREYAGAARDLDASLGRLIAVLDPFDDPGTVVVAFADHGGGGRETHNHESRHPLDVTIPIVIAGGQVVTGELAPMSSLLDIPATIAWLFGIAQPANYAGRPFVEAFAMERSPAPQVALEASRAA, from the coding sequence ATGGAGAGTCCGCAAGGGATCACCCGTGTCGTTCTGGTCGTGCTCGACGGCCTCCGCGCCGATTCCGCACCGCTCTTTCCGTTGCCGAATCTGCATGCGCTGGCGCGGCGCGGCGCCGCCACCTTCGAAGCGACCACGGTCCAGCCCAGCATCACCGCGTCGGCGATGACGTCGCTATTCACCGGTGTCTCGCCGTGGATTCACGGCATCCAGAGCGATCGATTCGCGCTGCCGCGGCCCCGGCAGCCGCTGACGTTCCTGCCGCGTCTGCTGCGGGATCACGATCGACCCGTCCATGCCTTCATCCACGACATTCCGCGCGCCTATCGCGGCCTCGCTGCGCGGATGGCCGAGCATCTCGGCGTCACGTTGTCCCTTCACGGTCAGACAGCGGCCGAGATTCTCGATGGCGCATTGCCGCAGCTGCAATCGCCGGACGGAGGCGTCACCTTTTTGCACTGGCCGGATGCCGACCGTGCCGGGCACGCACACGGCTGGACATCGCGCGAATACGCTGGAGCTGCGCGCGATCTCGATGCCTCACTCGGCCGCCTGATCGCGGTACTCGACCCGTTTGACGATCCCGGCACCGTGGTCGTCGCCTTCGCCGATCATGGTGGAGGCGGCAGGGAAACGCACAACCACGAGAGTCGACACCCGCTCGACGTCACCATCCCGATCGTCATCGCAGGCGGACAGGTGGTGACCGGCGAACTCGCGCCGATGAGTTCGCTCCTTGATATCCCTGCCACTATCGCATGGCTCTTCGGCATTGCTCAGCCGGCGAATTACGCAGGGCGCCCGTTCGTCGAGGCGTTTGCCATGGAGCGTTCCCCGGCGCCGCAGGTGGCGCTGGAGGCGTCGAGGGCGGCATGA
- the phoU gene encoding phosphate signaling complex protein PhoU, with translation MSGDAPRHFHEELAQVKSRLLTMSGEAEAALELAVEALLERSLEKAQAVIAGDRNIDDLEVTIEEQVVNLLALQQPMARDLRMLTSALKIANDLERVGDHAVNIAQSVERLMQARPITPEPEIIEMARLARDMLSDALEAFIRGDAATGREVCRRDDKVDTLHRSVFRILLTFMMEDPHMISAAMELFLVSRNLERVADLATNIGEDVVFLVEGKSIKHHAEDRGESAA, from the coding sequence ATGAGCGGCGACGCGCCACGACACTTCCACGAGGAACTGGCGCAGGTCAAGTCGCGACTGCTCACCATGTCGGGGGAGGCCGAAGCTGCGCTCGAACTCGCGGTCGAGGCCCTCCTGGAACGAAGCCTCGAAAAGGCGCAGGCGGTCATCGCGGGCGACCGGAACATCGACGATCTCGAAGTGACGATCGAGGAGCAGGTCGTCAACCTGCTGGCGTTGCAGCAGCCGATGGCGCGCGACCTCCGCATGCTCACGTCGGCGCTCAAGATCGCCAACGATCTCGAGCGGGTGGGTGACCACGCGGTCAACATCGCGCAGTCGGTCGAGCGGCTGATGCAGGCGCGGCCGATCACCCCGGAACCCGAGATCATCGAGATGGCGCGGCTGGCGCGCGACATGCTGTCCGACGCCCTCGAGGCGTTCATTCGCGGCGACGCGGCGACCGGGCGCGAAGTCTGCCGCCGGGACGACAAGGTTGACACGCTCCACCGGTCGGTGTTCCGGATCCTCCTGACCTTCATGATGGAGGACCCGCACATGATCAGTGCGGCGATGGAGCTCTTCCTCGTCTCCCGGAATCTGGAACGTGTCGCCGACCTCGCCACCAATATCGGCGAGGATGTCGTCTTCCTGGTGGAAGGCAAATCGATCAAACACCACGCCGAAGACCGGGGAGAATCCGCCGCATGA
- the pstS gene encoding phosphate ABC transporter substrate-binding protein PstS, translating into MARMRCTTLVGSVLAATVLALPAVVSAQSLNGAGGTFITPLAQKWFDAYNKKTGVQINYQSIGSGGGIQQYTQGTVDFGESDGPLTDTQLAAVNGKVIHIPATLGAVVMTWNVPALGSTKLKFDGPTIANIYLGKITKWNDPAIAKLNPGVKLPSGDIIVVHRSEGSGTTYIFTDYLAKVSPDWKTKVGNAASVNWPVGLGGKGSEGVTQQIKQVEGSIGYVELIYALSNHLAYADVKNAAGNFVTPSLTTVTNAAGSAKFPANTDFRVSITNAPGAQAYPISSFTWFLVRPDMTDAGKAKAMKNFLEWMVTPEAQDMAPALQYAPLPKEVIALEKVRFKTLTANGKPIM; encoded by the coding sequence ATGGCAAGAATGCGATGCACGACGTTGGTGGGATCGGTGCTGGCCGCGACTGTGCTGGCGCTGCCGGCGGTGGTCTCCGCCCAGTCACTCAATGGCGCCGGCGGGACGTTCATCACGCCGTTGGCGCAGAAATGGTTTGACGCCTACAACAAGAAGACCGGCGTCCAGATCAACTATCAGTCGATCGGCTCGGGCGGCGGGATTCAGCAGTACACGCAGGGCACGGTCGATTTCGGTGAGTCGGACGGACCGCTCACCGACACGCAGCTTGCCGCAGTGAATGGCAAGGTGATCCACATTCCCGCGACCCTCGGCGCGGTCGTGATGACGTGGAATGTCCCGGCGCTCGGATCGACGAAGCTCAAGTTCGACGGGCCGACGATCGCCAACATCTATCTCGGCAAGATCACCAAGTGGAACGACCCGGCGATCGCCAAGCTCAATCCCGGGGTGAAGCTGCCGAGCGGCGACATCATCGTGGTGCATCGGTCGGAAGGATCGGGGACGACGTACATCTTCACCGATTACCTGGCCAAGGTGTCGCCGGACTGGAAGACGAAGGTTGGCAACGCAGCGTCCGTCAACTGGCCGGTCGGCCTCGGCGGCAAGGGGAGCGAAGGGGTGACGCAGCAGATCAAGCAGGTCGAAGGATCGATCGGCTACGTCGAACTGATCTACGCACTCTCGAACCATCTCGCCTACGCCGATGTCAAGAACGCAGCTGGAAACTTCGTGACACCGTCACTGACGACGGTCACCAATGCGGCCGGAAGTGCCAAGTTCCCGGCAAACACCGATTTCCGGGTGTCGATCACCAATGCGCCGGGTGCGCAGGCGTATCCGATCTCATCGTTTACCTGGTTCCTGGTGCGCCCCGACATGACCGACGCCGGCAAGGCGAAGGCGATGAAGAACTTCCTGGAGTGGATGGTGACTCCGGAAGCCCAGGACATGGCGCCAGCGCTGCAATACGCGCCGCTGCCGAAGGAAGTCATTGCGCTGGAGAAGGTGCGCTTCAAGACACTGACGGCGAACGGCAAGCCGATCATGTAA
- the pstC gene encoding phosphate ABC transporter permease subunit PstC, with product MTTATNSAPRSRARSLIATARGDDIFRGVLIVAAVMVPALILALVYMLCRGAAPAVAKFGINFVFTSTWDPVAGVFGAWPMVVGTLLTSFLALLIAVPLSLGVAVYLTEFAPVAVRRPVATVIELLAAIPSVVYGLWGIFVLIPVLQHTVFPLLRSVLGFLPFFSGAIYGPSVLSASIILAIMVMPFIMSVAREVLLAVPNSQREAALGLGATRWEAVRTAIIPYSRSGIIGAIILGLGRALGETMAVTMLIGNSHDLSKSLFAPGYTMAAAVANEFNEATTPMHYSALTYVALILFAITVLVNAGARLLIWRVSRGSVAGGRGI from the coding sequence ATGACAACAGCCACCAATTCTGCGCCTCGAAGCCGCGCCCGCTCCCTGATCGCCACCGCGCGAGGCGACGACATCTTCCGCGGCGTGCTGATCGTGGCGGCGGTGATGGTCCCGGCACTGATTCTCGCGCTGGTCTACATGCTCTGTCGCGGCGCGGCGCCGGCGGTTGCCAAGTTCGGCATCAACTTCGTGTTCACCAGCACCTGGGATCCCGTCGCCGGGGTGTTCGGCGCGTGGCCGATGGTGGTCGGCACGTTGCTGACGTCATTCCTGGCGCTGCTGATCGCGGTGCCGCTTTCGCTCGGCGTGGCGGTGTACCTCACCGAATTCGCGCCGGTCGCGGTCCGGCGTCCGGTGGCAACGGTGATCGAGCTGCTGGCCGCGATCCCCAGCGTGGTGTACGGGCTCTGGGGAATCTTCGTCCTGATCCCGGTGCTGCAGCACACGGTGTTCCCGCTGCTTCGCAGCGTCCTCGGCTTTCTCCCGTTCTTCAGCGGCGCGATCTACGGACCATCGGTCCTGTCGGCGAGCATCATCCTCGCGATCATGGTGATGCCGTTCATCATGTCGGTGGCGCGCGAGGTGTTGCTGGCGGTTCCCAACAGCCAGCGCGAGGCGGCGCTGGGGCTCGGCGCGACGCGCTGGGAAGCGGTCCGGACGGCGATCATCCCGTATTCACGGTCGGGAATCATCGGCGCGATCATCCTCGGCCTTGGCCGCGCGCTTGGTGAGACGATGGCAGTCACGATGCTGATCGGGAACAGCCACGATCTGTCGAAGTCGCTGTTCGCCCCCGGCTATACGATGGCCGCGGCGGTCGCCAACGAATTCAACGAGGCGACGACTCCGATGCACTACTCGGCGCTGACGTATGTGGCGCTGATCCTTTTCGCCATCACGGTCCTGGTGAACGCCGGCGCCCGGCTGCTGATCTGGCGAGTCAGTCGCGGCTCGGTGGCAGGAGGGCGCGGGATATGA
- the pstB gene encoding phosphate ABC transporter ATP-binding protein PstB: MSTTLDTPVAPARTPAPRVTLDPRHATPKPEGTGELAVEVRNFSFWYGQTRALADVSLTVPRRAVTALIGPSGCGKSTFLRSINRMNDLIADTRTIGELIVEGTSVYGDGIDLVAHRQRVGMVFQRPNPFPKSIFDNVAYGPTLNALCSRRDLPDLVEQCLRRAALWDEVSDRLNAPATGLSGGQQQRLCIARALGNRPSVLLMDEPCSALDPGATQKVEELIFELKREYTIVIVTHNMQQAARVSDFTGFFDRGGTLVEVGETHQMFTNPRHERTEAYITGRFG, encoded by the coding sequence ATGAGCACTACCCTGGATACCCCAGTCGCGCCGGCGCGGACGCCGGCACCGCGCGTCACCCTCGATCCGCGCCACGCCACGCCGAAGCCGGAAGGGACCGGCGAACTGGCGGTCGAAGTGCGGAACTTCTCGTTCTGGTATGGACAGACGCGGGCGCTTGCCGACGTGTCGCTTACGGTGCCCCGGCGTGCGGTGACGGCGCTGATCGGTCCGTCGGGATGCGGAAAATCGACCTTTCTCCGGTCGATCAACCGGATGAACGATCTGATTGCCGACACGCGAACCATCGGCGAGCTGATTGTCGAGGGGACGTCGGTGTACGGCGATGGGATCGATCTCGTGGCCCACCGTCAGCGGGTCGGCATGGTGTTCCAGCGCCCGAATCCGTTTCCCAAGTCGATCTTCGACAACGTCGCCTACGGGCCAACGCTCAACGCGCTCTGTTCCCGGCGCGACCTTCCCGATCTGGTGGAGCAGTGTCTCCGGCGTGCGGCGCTCTGGGACGAAGTCAGTGACCGCCTCAACGCCCCGGCGACGGGGCTCTCGGGCGGGCAGCAGCAGCGGCTCTGCATCGCACGCGCCCTGGGGAACCGGCCGTCCGTGCTCCTGATGGACGAACCGTGCTCGGCGCTCGATCCCGGCGCCACGCAGAAGGTCGAGGAGTTAATCTTCGAGCTCAAACGTGAGTACACTATCGTGATCGTGACGCACAACATGCAGCAGGCCGCGCGGGTGTCGGATTTCACCGGTTTCTTCGACCGCGGCGGAACGCTGGTCGAGGTCGGCGAGACGCATCAGATGTTCACCAATCCGAGGCACGAACGGACCGAAGCGTATATCACCGGGAGGTTCGGATGA
- a CDS encoding Ppx/GppA phosphatase family protein yields MTGTPTPRERIGAIDVGSNSIRLVVAEYDPETGFEIIDEVKDQPRLGTRVEETGALDRGAMTRAFAALKRMKEVADRRGVARLAAVATSAMRDARNGETFARRVERQLGIPLEIIGGDREAQLLWRSVAHHFRLENARTLVADIGGGSLELIGAVDGLVEVTASLPLGAVRLTEQFLTGERPMRKELDALRKHIRKTLRKTLSWRDWKQAVVIGSGGSFTNLARIAAARAGHLGNAIHGTTVGTGEVESLLEWLANKSPEQRAQVPGLNPQRADIIVAGVAVAAEMLALLDARELTASAFGLREGVLLEMTGIHEPARLNDPLQLIREFVDRCRGDRRHVEQVRVLAMALYEQLAAALGCGVDDAALLEAAALLHDVGQLVSYRNHHKHSYRLISHADRLGLDSRARALVAVISRYHRKRGPTRQHEEFNRLSPEDRATVRRVSALLRVADGLDRGHTAAVERVAVAIEHGRCVIRVSPRLQDADVSLEIWGAMRKADVLARELECEVVIMSALQTARAPKRAPERRSRRRTERTKRSRRAAAA; encoded by the coding sequence ATGACCGGAACTCCGACCCCACGCGAGCGCATCGGCGCCATCGATGTCGGCTCGAATTCGATCCGCCTCGTCGTGGCGGAGTACGACCCCGAGACCGGCTTCGAAATCATCGATGAAGTGAAGGATCAGCCGCGTCTTGGCACCCGGGTCGAAGAGACGGGCGCCCTCGACCGCGGCGCGATGACCCGCGCCTTCGCGGCGCTCAAGCGGATGAAGGAGGTCGCCGACCGCCGTGGCGTGGCGCGGCTCGCTGCCGTCGCAACCTCGGCGATGCGCGACGCCCGCAACGGCGAGACGTTCGCCCGCCGGGTCGAGCGGCAACTCGGCATTCCGCTCGAGATCATCGGGGGCGACCGCGAGGCGCAGCTCCTCTGGCGGTCGGTGGCGCACCATTTCCGCCTGGAGAACGCGCGTACCCTTGTCGCCGACATCGGCGGTGGCTCGCTCGAACTGATCGGCGCGGTCGACGGGCTGGTTGAGGTGACCGCCTCCCTTCCTCTCGGCGCGGTCCGGCTGACCGAGCAGTTCCTCACCGGCGAACGGCCGATGCGCAAGGAACTCGACGCGCTCCGCAAGCACATTCGCAAGACGCTCCGCAAGACACTCTCCTGGCGCGACTGGAAACAGGCGGTGGTGATTGGTTCAGGCGGGTCTTTCACCAACCTGGCCCGGATTGCTGCAGCGCGCGCCGGCCACCTCGGCAACGCGATCCACGGCACGACGGTCGGAACCGGTGAGGTCGAATCGCTGCTCGAATGGCTGGCCAACAAGTCGCCCGAGCAGCGCGCCCAGGTGCCCGGGCTCAACCCGCAGCGTGCCGACATCATCGTCGCGGGGGTGGCGGTCGCGGCGGAGATGCTGGCGCTGCTCGATGCGCGGGAACTCACGGCGAGTGCGTTCGGGCTCCGCGAAGGCGTGCTGCTCGAGATGACCGGGATCCACGAGCCGGCCCGGCTCAACGATCCGCTGCAGCTGATCCGCGAATTCGTCGATCGCTGCCGCGGTGACCGGCGGCACGTCGAACAGGTGCGCGTCCTGGCGATGGCGCTCTATGAGCAGCTTGCCGCGGCGCTGGGGTGCGGCGTGGACGATGCCGCGTTGCTCGAAGCGGCTGCGCTGCTGCACGATGTGGGTCAGCTGGTGTCGTATCGCAATCACCACAAGCACTCATACCGCTTGATCTCACACGCCGATCGCCTCGGCCTCGACTCGCGGGCTCGCGCGCTGGTGGCGGTGATTTCACGCTACCACCGCAAGCGCGGACCAACGCGCCAGCACGAGGAGTTCAATCGCCTGTCGCCCGAGGATCGTGCCACGGTGCGTCGTGTCAGCGCGCTGCTGCGCGTTGCCGACGGCCTCGATCGCGGGCATACGGCCGCGGTGGAGCGGGTCGCGGTGGCGATCGAGCATGGACGCTGCGTCATTCGCGTCTCGCCCCGGCTGCAGGACGCCGATGTCTCCCTCGAGATCTGGGGTGCGATGCGCAAGGCCGATGTCCTGGCTCGCGAACTGGAGTGTGAGGTGGTCATCATGTCGGCACTCCAGACAGCACGCGCGCCGAAGCGCGCGCCGGAGCGGCGGAGCCGGCGGCGCACCGAGCGGACGAAGCGCAGTCGCCGCGCGGCGGCGGCATAG
- a CDS encoding phosphatase PAP2 family protein: protein MISAIRWVGAIDARDRGLLDRLVIDPADSIVARWGWIAVTQLGSAGFTIGVAMLPPLLHLWPIRIGWHAGEALAASHLLVQLVKRSVHRARPPATPLVAAPDRFSFPSGHATASLAVATVCALAFPILAIPLLMLGLLVGWSRVVLGVHYPGDVIAGQLIALGTVVLLRII, encoded by the coding sequence ATGATCTCCGCCATCCGGTGGGTCGGCGCGATTGACGCGCGCGATCGGGGATTGCTTGATCGCCTCGTCATTGACCCCGCCGACAGCATCGTCGCGCGCTGGGGGTGGATCGCCGTCACGCAGTTGGGGAGCGCGGGGTTCACCATCGGCGTCGCGATGCTGCCGCCCCTGCTCCATCTCTGGCCAATACGCATCGGATGGCACGCGGGCGAGGCGCTTGCGGCGTCGCATCTCCTGGTGCAGCTGGTCAAGCGGTCAGTGCATCGCGCGCGGCCCCCGGCAACGCCGCTGGTCGCCGCACCCGATCGCTTCTCATTCCCATCGGGTCACGCAACGGCGAGCCTGGCGGTCGCCACCGTCTGTGCGCTGGCATTCCCAATCCTGGCGATTCCGCTGTTGATGCTGGGGCTGCTGGTGGGCTGGAGCCGCGTGGTGCTTGGTGTGCACTACCCCGGGGACGTGATCGCCGGGCAGCTCATCGCGCTCGGCACCGTGGTACTGCTCCGGATCATCTGA
- the ppk1 gene encoding polyphosphate kinase 1 codes for MSTTLSEPAVRRASVPADLRDPGLYLNRELAWLEFNRRVLHEALDARTPLLERVKFLAIFSSNLDEFFQVRVAGVREQVAARRLERVTEPPPPSLQLNAIRDVVRSLVTQHSRCLVDDVLPALAAQGIQIHRRLDALPVAEQQHLAAYFRSHVFPVITPLAVDPAHPFPHISNLSISLAVSLVDHLGQPRFARVKVPKLLPRWVPLTIPNQFLALEDLIGAHLGTLFPGVAISGWHLFRITRNTDLNLELGGPSDEADDLLELIQEEVSNRKFGEVVRLEVHASMPRELRQRLIEEFNDADAGEGLPLTEDDVFEVSGPLDVNDMMSIATLDVPALRDPPFTPSTPRRLAENRDLFAVIREGDLLLHHPYDSFQTSVERMIELASEDPDVLAIKITLYRTGGEIARLLAQAAVRGKQVAVLIELQARFDEENNISWARRFEDIGVHVSYGVAGLKTHAKVLLIVRREGSTIRRYVHIGTGNYNPRTARFYTDFGLMSADPELGADLSDLFNVLTGFGEPIGYRKLLVAPRWMKTRFLELIHQERDAARAGGDGRILAKMNALVDPDIIEALYQASIAGVEIDLIVRGICCLRPGIPGVSDRIRVISILGRFLEHSRAFVFGNGGTDKVWISSADWMPRNLDRRIEAAVPIENPKHRAEIRRMLETMLEDNRQAWDMQPDGSYVQRVPALGESEHATHRLFIERER; via the coding sequence ATGAGCACCACCCTTTCCGAACCGGCGGTCAGACGCGCGTCCGTGCCGGCTGATCTCCGCGATCCGGGGCTCTATCTCAATCGCGAGCTCGCCTGGCTGGAGTTCAATCGCCGGGTGCTGCATGAGGCGCTCGACGCAAGGACGCCGCTGCTCGAGCGAGTGAAGTTCCTCGCGATCTTCTCCAGCAATCTCGACGAGTTCTTCCAGGTCCGCGTTGCCGGCGTTCGTGAACAGGTTGCCGCGCGGCGACTCGAGCGCGTCACCGAACCGCCGCCGCCGAGCCTGCAGCTCAATGCGATCCGCGACGTGGTGCGGAGCCTCGTGACGCAGCACTCCCGCTGCCTGGTCGACGATGTCCTTCCCGCACTCGCGGCGCAGGGAATCCAGATCCATCGCCGGCTCGATGCACTCCCGGTCGCGGAACAGCAACATCTCGCCGCGTATTTCCGGTCGCATGTGTTTCCGGTGATCACGCCGCTCGCGGTCGATCCGGCGCATCCGTTCCCGCACATCTCGAACCTCTCGATCTCGCTGGCGGTGTCGCTGGTCGACCATCTCGGCCAACCGCGCTTTGCCCGGGTCAAGGTTCCGAAGCTGCTGCCGCGGTGGGTTCCGCTCACGATTCCGAATCAGTTCCTCGCGCTCGAGGACCTGATCGGCGCGCATCTCGGCACGCTCTTCCCCGGCGTGGCGATCTCCGGGTGGCACCTTTTCAGGATCACGCGCAACACCGACCTGAATCTCGAACTCGGCGGGCCGAGCGACGAGGCGGACGATCTCCTGGAACTGATCCAGGAGGAGGTCAGCAATCGCAAGTTCGGCGAAGTGGTGCGGCTCGAAGTCCATGCATCGATGCCGCGTGAACTGCGGCAGCGGCTGATCGAGGAATTCAACGACGCCGACGCGGGCGAGGGATTGCCGCTCACAGAGGACGACGTCTTCGAAGTGTCCGGGCCTCTCGACGTCAACGACATGATGTCGATCGCAACGCTCGACGTTCCGGCGCTGCGCGATCCGCCGTTCACGCCATCGACCCCGCGGCGGCTCGCCGAAAACCGCGACCTCTTCGCCGTGATCCGCGAAGGGGACCTGCTGCTGCACCATCCGTACGATTCGTTCCAGACGTCAGTGGAGCGGATGATCGAACTGGCGAGCGAAGATCCCGACGTGCTCGCCATCAAGATCACGCTCTACCGCACCGGCGGCGAGATTGCGCGGTTGCTGGCGCAGGCGGCGGTGCGCGGCAAGCAGGTCGCGGTGCTGATCGAATTGCAGGCGCGGTTCGACGAGGAGAACAATATCAGCTGGGCGCGCCGGTTCGAGGATATCGGCGTGCATGTCAGCTACGGAGTGGCCGGGCTCAAGACCCATGCGAAGGTGCTGTTGATCGTGCGGCGCGAGGGGTCGACGATCCGACGGTACGTACACATCGGCACCGGGAACTACAATCCGCGCACCGCGCGCTTCTACACCGATTTCGGCCTGATGAGCGCCGACCCCGAACTGGGCGCTGATCTGAGCGACCTGTTCAACGTCCTCACCGGCTTTGGCGAACCGATCGGCTATCGCAAGCTGCTGGTGGCACCGCGGTGGATGAAGACGCGCTTCCTCGAATTGATTCATCAGGAGCGGGATGCGGCGCGTGCCGGCGGCGATGGGCGGATCCTCGCCAAGATGAACGCGCTGGTCGACCCCGACATCATCGAGGCGCTCTACCAGGCGTCGATCGCTGGCGTCGAAATCGACCTGATCGTGCGGGGGATCTGCTGTCTTCGCCCGGGGATTCCCGGCGTGAGCGACCGAATCCGGGTGATCTCGATTCTCGGGCGCTTCCTCGAGCATTCGAGGGCATTCGTGTTCGGCAACGGCGGCACGGACAAGGTGTGGATCTCGTCGGCCGACTGGATGCCGCGCAACCTCGATCGCCGCATCGAGGCGGCGGTGCCGATCGAGAATCCCAAGCATCGCGCCGAGATCCGACGGATGCTCGAGACGATGCTGGAGGACAACCGGCAGGCCTGGGACATGCAGCCTGACGGGAGCTACGTGCAGCGCGTCCCGGCGCTGGGCGAATCCGAACACGCCACCCACCGACTCTTCATCGAGCGAGAGCGCTAG
- the pstA gene encoding phosphate ABC transporter permease PstA: MNRRTLRRYKSNAMVALMIAAVVVAVAPLLFILGSLLVRGAGSLNLAFFTKLPVPPGETGGGVLNAIVGTLIIVGIASVIGVPIGAAAGIFCAEYPGSRLAVVTRFVSDVMNGTPSIVVGVFAWTFLVARQHHYSGMAGSIALAMLMIPMVMRTTEELIKLVPNSLREAALALGYSRWRTTLSIILRTALPGIVTGTLLAIARVAGETAPLLFTSLGNQFLTMKPAQPMAALPLVVFTYATGPYPEWHRFAWAAALVLIVVVLLLSIAARIATRQRFGASRG, translated from the coding sequence ATGAATCGTCGCACGCTCCGCCGGTACAAGAGCAACGCGATGGTGGCGTTGATGATCGCCGCGGTGGTGGTCGCGGTTGCACCGCTGCTCTTCATCCTCGGTTCGCTGCTGGTGCGAGGAGCGGGAAGTCTCAATCTCGCCTTCTTCACCAAGCTCCCCGTTCCGCCGGGCGAGACTGGCGGCGGCGTGCTCAACGCCATCGTCGGCACGCTGATCATCGTCGGCATCGCGAGCGTGATCGGTGTCCCGATCGGCGCCGCGGCCGGAATCTTCTGCGCCGAGTACCCGGGGAGCCGCCTGGCGGTGGTGACACGGTTCGTCTCCGACGTGATGAACGGCACGCCGTCGATCGTCGTCGGCGTCTTCGCGTGGACGTTCCTGGTCGCGCGGCAGCATCACTATTCGGGGATGGCAGGGAGCATCGCGCTGGCGATGCTGATGATCCCGATGGTCATGCGCACCACCGAGGAACTGATCAAGCTGGTTCCGAACTCGTTGCGCGAGGCCGCGCTGGCGCTGGGGTATTCGCGGTGGCGCACCACGCTGTCGATCATCCTTCGGACCGCGTTGCCGGGGATCGTCACGGGAACGCTGCTCGCCATCGCGCGGGTTGCCGGCGAGACGGCACCGCTGCTCTTCACCTCGCTCGGCAATCAGTTCCTCACCATGAAACCGGCGCAGCCGATGGCGGCGCTCCCGCTGGTGGTGTTCACCTACGCCACCGGACCGTATCCCGAGTGGCATCGTTTCGCGTGGGCGGCGGCGCTGGTGCTCATCGTCGTCGTGCTGCTGCTCAGCATTGCTGCCCGGATCGCCACCCGCCAGCGCTTCGGAGCGTCGCGTGGCTGA
- the pstB gene encoding phosphate ABC transporter ATP-binding protein PstB, with the protein MAEGVPRMQTVGLNAMYGKFAAVRDVSLGFTANQVHALIGPSGCGKSTFLRTLNRMHEMSIGGSTTGKVLLDGADVYGPDVSVMQLRRRVGMVFQKPTPFPTKSIYDNVAAGLVLEGGRSRAELNATVERSLRRAALWDEVKDRLHSSAIALSGGQQQRLCLARTIAPEPEVILLDEPTASLDPQGTQRIEELVFELKGDFTIIIVTHNMQQAARVSDTTTFFYLGTMIEHGPTKQIFTTPTNEQTEAYITGRFG; encoded by the coding sequence GTGGCTGAGGGCGTGCCACGGATGCAGACGGTCGGCCTGAACGCGATGTACGGCAAGTTCGCGGCGGTGAGGGATGTCTCCCTCGGGTTCACGGCCAATCAGGTGCATGCGCTGATCGGGCCGTCGGGGTGCGGCAAATCGACGTTCCTGCGCACCCTCAACCGGATGCACGAGATGTCGATCGGCGGGTCGACGACCGGCAAGGTCCTCCTCGACGGTGCAGACGTCTACGGCCCCGACGTCAGCGTTATGCAGTTGCGGCGACGGGTCGGAATGGTGTTCCAGAAGCCGACGCCGTTCCCGACCAAGTCGATCTATGACAACGTCGCCGCGGGGCTGGTGCTCGAGGGGGGACGATCGAGGGCGGAGCTCAATGCAACCGTGGAGCGCTCGTTGCGACGCGCGGCACTCTGGGACGAAGTGAAGGACCGGCTCCACAGCAGCGCCATTGCGCTCTCCGGGGGCCAGCAGCAGCGGCTCTGCCTGGCGCGGACGATCGCGCCCGAACCCGAAGTGATCCTGCTTGACGAGCCAACTGCATCGCTTGATCCCCAGGGGACGCAGCGGATCGAGGAACTGGTGTTCGAGCTGAAGGGCGACTTCACGATCATCATCGTGACGCACAACATGCAGCAGGCGGCCCGCGTTTCCGACACGACGACGTTCTTCTACCTCGGCACGATGATCGAGCACGGGCCGACGAAACAGATCTTCACGACGCCGACCAACGAGCAGACGGAAGCCTATATCACGGGACGGTTCGGATGA